The DNA sequence tcaataaacccgaggctcaagtgagcgaggaacttttaataagttttattggtgatgggattaatttaaatcgatctgaaatagtagtggataatatttttgcatataatattgcacttaacattatgcaagatagtaaggattttgaaccccgatctgtcgaagaatgtcaacaaagatctgattggccaaaatggaaagggaaaattcaatcagaattgaatgcacttgctaaaagagaggtctttggaccagtagttcAAACACCTGCtagtataaaaccagttggtcataaatgggtttttgtgcgaaaaaggaatgagcaaaatgaagttgaaagatacaaggctcgccttgtcgcacaaggattctcacaacgacccggagtcgattatgaaaaaatatattcacccgttatggatgccataacatttcgatatctcatcagtttagccttacgtgaaaggcttgaaatacatatgatggatgtggttacagcttatatgtacgggtcacttgataatgagatttacatgaaaatccctgaaggatttaaaatgcctgaagcatattcaaaatctcgagaaatgtactcaatcagattacaaagatctttgtacggtttaaaataatctgggcgcatgtggtataatcgcctcagtgaatatttgttgaaagagggttacataaatgatgttatttgtccatgtatttttataaagaaaatggcattagaatttgttatacttgctgtttatgttgatgacataaatcttgttggacttaagaaagaatttgagatgaaagatcttggaaagacaaaactttgtcttggactgcaaattgaatatttagcaaatgAGATCTTTatacatcaatctgcctatacagaaagggtcttaaaacgcttttatatggacaaagcgcacccattgagtacaccaatggttgttcgatcacttgaagtgaataaggacccgttccgacctccagaagaggatgaggaactcctgggtcctgaaacaccctatcccagtgcaattggtgcacttatgtatcttgctaatgctacaaggcctgacatagcattttctgttaatttactagcaagatatagctcttctcctacacggagacattggaacgggattaagcatatattgcgatatttaaagggaactcttgatatgggtttgttttatgctaacaaagatagtgcagatcttgttggttatgcagatgcaggttatttatctgatccccataaagctcgatctcaaaccgggtatgtgtttacatgtggaggtactgtcatatcatggcattccacaaagcagtcaattgttgctacttattcaaatcatgttgagataatagctattcatgaagcaagtagggaatgcgtatggttgagatcaatgattcattttattcaagaaaaatgtggtttggagtgtgataaaagatccacaattttatacgaagacaatgctgcatgcatagcccaattgaagggaggatttattaaaggagatagaacgaagcacattttaccaaaattattctacacacacgatcttcagaaaaatggtgacattgatatgcaacaaattcgttcaagtgacaatccggcagatttattcactaaatctttgccaacttcaacttttgagaagatggtatacaagattggaatgcggagactcaaatatttgaaacaaggttttcatcagggggagtaaaatacgcgatgtattcttttttccttactaaagtTTTTTCCTACAGGgtttttcttataaggtttttaatgaggcatctagaaatgcgtattactaaatatgtttactctttttccttcactaggattttttccactggatttttcctagtaaggttttaacgaggtacaataccttttaatgaacatccaagggggagtattataaaaataattatattgtggatgttcatttattactccgctatagataatcttcctgaagaagattatccatttagtactctgttgaagtttatctacaagcagctgatgcaggcaggtcgcaagcagctcaatgaaataatttgcagcaggttcttattaaacatgcaggttgcaaacagctcatgcagacatcttacaagcagctaaagaaaagccttgcagctgcttcctgaaaagcctcgtagctgcttcctttcttctataaatagaggagttttcagttcattatgtacagaagtttgaagtttgaataatatatcagtttctctctatacttgtctttactttacagtctttattttataacagtatGGTCCTTTATGTATTTCTATCAAAAAAGTTGAATAGTACTTCTAATAAAGTTACTTTTTCCATTAACTCAGGCACACAAATATGAAGAAGGAGATGAAATACGAAGCGCAAAGTAATAACCTATCAGCAAACGAGCAGAGATGGAGACGACAAGACAAGATAAATAGCAGAAAAGGAAACCCAAGCAAAACAGAGCATGTTTCAGAATTTATTCGACGATCACAGCTAAACAGTTCAATAAACTGTCAAATATAACCTTAAAATTAAAAATCAAATATGCAAAAAAACAAGGGCATCGAATTTATCTAAGCTGAAGAGATAATGTTTAACCCTAAAAATATATTGTAGATCCCCGTAAGAACGCATGTATTGTCGAGCTAGAAAAACAGCTCAAAGCGCCAAAAGCAAGAGCAGGTTAATGTTACACGTCAGAGAAGATGAAGAGCCGCGAGCGCGAACCGAATGGAATAGAAAAAAATTAGGCGTACATTGCTCTTGTTGAAAAGACCGAAGTAGCCCTGAACGACCAAGACCTCCTTATTCTCGCTTCTAAATAGgagtaaaaaaaatgaaaaatgtttAAAGAATtaactcacttaggagcccacTTAATCTCTTAAATAAAAATAGCCGgtggatgtataatatatatatatatatatatatatatatatatatatatatatatatatatatatatatatatatatatatatatatatatatttcgtaaataatatgtatataaccgtatataatctatgtatatcgaCTAAAAAAAATAATGAATCTGGCCGACTATTTTTGTAACAATCCCATCATTTGTTTTGAAAAACTTATGGAAAAATGTTTTCCAACTAAATACTACTCCTATTAGAAAGAAGCTTTTTTATTTTTGCAAAGCTGAAAAGCAcctcaaaaataatttttcagTGTGCTAAAAAATCTGAAAGAAAAAGGTTTCAGAAATAATGtttggaaaaaaaaagaaattcacCTGTTTCTTGAAACAAACGCAATCTAGAGTGGGATCCAATCTCAAACCAGGTAATTAAATTCTAGTTGTGTTGCCGAATTTTTAGCCAAATGCTGGCTCACAATTTTTCTGGCGCCAGCTATTTTGGTAGCTataataacaattaaatttaaaaattcgTCGAAAAAAATAATATACAAATTAAAATTATCTCAAAAGATACGTGAATCATTTAGGGCctcacttcttttttctttttttttttttgagaaaaagAAAATGTTTGGACTTCATTGTAGTGGGTTGGAAAAGTCCACTTATTagtctttcttttttttattaataCTAATATTTATTCAAATTTATTTCTTTGGCTCCAGCTTTCACTTTCAAGAACAAGCTACGTGGTCATGGTGACTAAACTATGATAACCATACATAATTCCACCTAtttttttccttctatttttcgTAAAAAATGACTGGCAATTGCTTTTAGGAATAAATGGTTCTGTATAGAGTGTTTTTTTGAACTACTCTAATATTGttaagagtttaagttctatatATTAATAGTGtgataaatatttatataatctgGTCATTTATAATAAAATTGTAATAAATATCTATTTTAAAGATAAATTTGtaaattgataaaaatgataaCTAATTTGCATATAGGTGAGAGTTTTTTATACTATccgtatttataacttaaattatGTTGTTATTTTGCCTCCAAAGACAAGGCAACCCGGTGTATGACGCATTCCCGCGTTCATTCAGGATTCGCGGAAGGGGCGATACTCCAAAGGGGTGTGATGTAAGCAGCCTAATTAGTGGCCGATTGCACGGCTTGTGAAAaatcattttttctttttcttaataaGCCATAAAGTTTATTAATCTAATAGATCTAACTCTATGTCGTCATCTATGGAATTATGCTATGTTCTTTGTGGATTTTCAGAAGGGACAATGTTACTATCATAGTTTCCACGTCTTCCTTATCTTTGAATAAGTAATTAATTACTAGATTTTCATTTTCCAGTTCATACTTTCTccatttctttcttttctttttttcctagTCCAACTTGTTTTTTAGATCATCTATAATCCAATAAATTTTAGCAGAAACTCTCTCCTCTTTAATCAATATTATGTTCTCAACTTAGAGTCTATACTCCATATTCATGTTTTTTCTTCTAACGGTGATGTTCATGATCTGTGCAACCTCCGACTATCTCACGGTATACCTGTTACCTCCTACATGTAATAGCCAAATCTACCCTTCGATGGGAAAAAATCTCTGAAATACTACAACAACTACTACGCTTCAATCACAAGTAAATTGGGATCGATTGAGTGAATCCTCATTGCTCACGCCGCTTCATTTAAGCTCATCTTAGTAATCTTGACATAGTAGAAAGTAAagatcatttttttttctttgtaagGAAATAAGGTGTAGTTTTTCTTGTGCATGAAGattcaagaatatggagtttTGGGTTGTTGTAGCAGCTGCAGGTGCTGGTTATGTAGCACAGTATTTGCAAAGTTCATCAGACAATAAGGACAACTTACTAGAGCAAAAGCAATTCCCTAAAATCTCAACACATGAACAATCAGATAACAAGAATTTGATGTACCAAGTGCGTGAAATGTTTTGTCCATTTCGAAGATTAGCTCGAAAAAGAGCTAAAAACGAAGTTTCTGACGAAGGGGTTTTCGGATTCAGACATCTTAATCTTGATTCATCAGCAAATTTTGAATTTGCGGTCGAATGCAAACCAGAAGATTATACTGGAAGAGAGCATACAATTACCAGGAACAAAGTTTCTAGTAGACCATTCAATTCAACAGGTTCTTTCAGCTTCAATTATTATACCAAAATTTATTTGgatttaacttttatatatactgattatataaaaaaaaattacgcTATCAATATATTTTAACTTATTGTAGCATGTAACCTACCTTACATTCCAAGTTGCTGATCTCACTTTTTTATGGATGGTTACGTATAATAATCATATAAGGTGACATGTTAGTGCGAAAGTTCTTTTACATTATCggtgtatataagttaaactcaACTATCTTAGTTGATCTCACATCTTATTGTTTCATTCACTTTCTTGAGAAATAAGTTTCTACTTAAGGAATCTCTTGAATTTTATGCAAATTCATCCATTTTCActtccttgagccgagggtctatcggaaacaacctctctaccttcacaaggcaggggtaaggtctgcgtacacattaccctccccagactccacctgtgaaattacactgggtttgttgttgttgtttctatttTCTATGCATATAAAGTAACTTAgtaatgctttatttatgtttcTACTTTGACATGATTCAAGCAGGGCTACCAAATGGAATGGCTGTATTGTATATGGGAATCATTACTGGTATGATGTCTGCTATTATTGCAAATAGGAGAGAGATAGAAAAGGTGAATGAAAAGTTAAAGTGGATCAAGAATTTAGTTGAAGAGTTACAAGAGAAGCTCACTGTGAAAGAAGTTGCTAATGATGGTAATGAAAAGCCAAATCTATATAGTCTCTCTGTGTCAGATGTTGAGACAGTGTCATCTTCTTCTGAAGTTCAAGTTAATGAAACAACAAGACAAACTAGTGAAAACACAAATCATGTGGTAGCAGAGAATCACGAATCGATGAGTGAAATTGAGGCAGAGCTTGAAGCTGAATTGGAAAGGTTGGAAATGAGCATGAAGTTTGAAAGTATATCTGATTTTGTTGAGGTAAGCCTGTATTTAGCTACACTTTTACTGAGGCGAGCTTAAATGGAACGACATAGACAGTTAGGATTCATATAGTCGATCCCAACTTGCTTGAGATTATTGTAAGCCCTGCATTTATATAGCTGTTCTCGTCCTACACGGTGGACTTCAGGAATTTGGCTTCATTATCATAATCAAACTTGTAACTCCACCTTTGTGCAAAGTATAGTCGGTTCTAGTCCCCGAAAAAGGACATTTGTAGAAGGTTAACAGACAACATAAAAGTAACTTAATTATGACAAATCCTCAAAGAGCGACAAATATAAAGGATTCATATAGCTGACGTCTTCTAGTCTGGGATTGAGgtgtagttgattgattgattgaatCCTACTCAAACTATGCTGGTTTGGTGTCTATGTCAACAATACTTGGAGATCTACTGCTGTTTAACTTATTATCACAAAACTTTAATCTCTTTACTCTTCCTTCTTTGTCTAGTTAGAGTAGTGTTCTGATTTATGCGTTTCAATTGTGCAGCTAGATTCAGAAGATGAAGTAGATGTGGCTCAAGGAGAGTTCAAACTAGATTACCTCAATGTGCAGTGTTCTGATTCATCAGGCTCAGAATGGGATACTAGTGCAACTAGGATTTATCATTCTAAACCTGCCAATTATCCTATTTCCCCGAGGGAACTAAGCTTGCGCCTACACGAGGTAATAGAATCCAGGCTAGAAGCTCAAATCAAGGACCTTGAAACAGCTCTTTACAACAGCCAAATCAGAGCTTGTTCATTGGAAGCACAACATATTCTATCTCAAATGGACTATGCATCGAGTGAATCGGAGTCTTCTGCATATTCACAAAGTCCATATTATTATCATGAGGCCAATGAAACTACTTTTGAAATTGATATAAAAAATGGTTCCTTTTGATGTAGAATTGATTGATAGACCAGATGTGGAGGGGAAATGATCTTATTGATATTATGTTAAGCAAGGAGAATGTGAAATGGACAACAAAATGAGGATATACTTGACATATTTTTGAGAACTTGATCAATTGTTGTCTTCCATTATTTTTGATGTTATATCTGTATCTTCTTATACTCTCTTCAGTATAGAGACAAAATGTGCAGTGTACATACAAAGATTGAGGAAATATGTATAGAGCAATAAACATATTGGGAAGAGTGTGTTAATTCATTTTACTTGAGATGTTCAAGAAGAAGAATTCCCCACCCAACCCTTTTGTTAGTTATTAAAAAGGAAAAGATTAGCTTTTTGCATTACTAATCCCTTGTTTGGTCCGTATATTTTTTCAACATATGTATAAGTATTAGTTATATATCTTGTTTATTAATACGTAGCAAGCCATAGTACTAGCAATGCAAGGTTTTTAATACTTGCATAAACATGGTTAAAGACATAATTGCTCCTCAAATTTCTCAAAACCTATTCCAAATACTTTCCGCCATATTTTGCAGCCAGTCCAAAATCAGCGATTCAGAGTATCCCAACTATTTTTGAATGATATCAAAGTGTTCGGCGAAGTTCAATTTAGTAAACTATTTTTAGCATGAGTACTGTGCTTAATTCCTTTCTTCTATTGAATCCTATAGTGAAATACTTTTATCGGAAAAAGGACCAAAACTATCCCTGAACTATTGATTTAGGGCTAAAAATATGCTTCGTCCATCTATCGGTCTAAAAATTCATCCCCCGTCTATTTTTTGGCCCATTTTTACCCCTATGACTAATGGTCAacattaaattaataaaaaagtATATATAAATACCACGTGATATTTTCTCACTGGCCCAATTTAAAATCCTGACCCAAATTAAATAAACCCATCCAAATGTTAAGGTTTTTGGACTCATACCCAAAGCTAAACCCTATAAACTTCACCCATTGCTATCATTTGGTATCAAGAGTCTAGGTTAAAAGAattattcctataatttattTAGTTTTAGCCTGAGATAAttacaacaaaagaaagaaaaaaaaaatccaaaaagatactTCACTTTTCTCGTTTATCACTGTTGGAAAAAACTTCTAAAACACATTTGCTAAAAGGATTTTTCAAGTTTGATGGAAAATTACTTATAGAAAGTGAATTTAACTGGTTCCAACCTTATTTGTTGCTTGAGAAATATTGAAGTAATTTTTTTTTCCGAGCGGCTCAGTTgacttgaaaaaataatttttttggttAATCACTGTGAAATTCGAAGTTCAGTTCCTGAGCAGATTCGAGGATTGTGTTAGTAGTTTGAAGTTAAGAATCAAGTTGTTAAACTGATTCTAATTCTTAGTTGCCGCTGAGATTCGAAAATTGAAAAAGAACTTTGAATCCACTATTATTGATATTTTCAAGCTCACACTTGGTTTGCGATTTCAAGTTCATTTGGCGACTTGATGCGTAAAACTGATTTGATTTTGTTATTGAGCTGGGAATCAAGTTACTTGTTGATCtgaaaacttgagtttgggaagAAGAATTCATTGCTGAAATTATAAAAGCTTGGTTCAAAaaacaattaaatatttttttttaaaaaagaattagATTTGGGTTGGATATGGGTCCGAAAATCTCTACATATGGGTGGATTTTTTAACTGGGGTCAGGGTTTTAAATTCGACCAATGAGAAAATGCCACTTGGTATTTATATAAAACTTTTTTATTTAGTGTTGACCGTAGTCATATGCATTTTTAGATTGATGGGTGGACGAAGGGTGTTTTTAGTCAATAGTTCAAGGGTAGTTTTGACCATTTTCCATACTTTTAGTTATTGATATATTATCATGTGGGAACGTATATATTTTTGGCTTATTTATTTGCTTTGTTTTGATTAATGCAAATATGATCTGCTAGTTGCAATTTGATTCTGTGCTAATAGGCAGAAAGAGATTAGCTACTAGTTACATGTACAAAAATTACTACTACTAGTAGCAATTTGATTggggaaaacaaaaaaaaaagttttttttaaaaagtggaacatgaaattagtTATATAACTGAATGAGTAACTGTTGAAATAAAAATAATGTATAAAGTTAAAGAATGTGAAGAGTATTTTTGTAAACAAGCCATCTTTTTAGAAATTATGCAATGCTTTAATATACCAAAACAAACAGTGAATAAGAAATAATCTCCGCATAACTAATCacagcattactaatacaccctATTCAACATTACTAATTCGCCGCTTTTTTCCCAATCAAATGCAGAAAAGGGCAATAATAGCTCAAATAAAAGCTAATGAAAATTTAATGCATAAAGGGCATCCCAAGCAAGATGAGAAAATGAAGAATCAAATGATCGCATGGCAATTTCCACACTAAATGTTACGATTTGTTTACAGTGGAAAGAGTTTCTTATGCTTAAAGTAAATCAAGAAAGCAATGTACAAGACCAAACAAAAGATTCCAGTGATGATAAGAACCCAGTTAAACCCATCTGGATCGTTAAAAACTGTGGTTTTCAAGTTCATTCCGAATATTCCAGTCACCATAGCAAATATAGCAGCCACAAATGTTGCAGCTGTTAGAAGCAACTCAAATTGTATTAGCTGATTCTGGACAGTCCCCTGTTACAGAATAAAAACTGGAGTGAGTTTCATGAGTTTTATAAGCATGTGCGCGGCACACAGCcacacacacaatatatatatatatatatatgcttgttAGTCTTACCAGTTTTATATTGATCAGATCCTCTGTATCGTCGATATATTCTTTAAGCTGCAACACCGGAGACAATGGAAGTGAGAAATACAAACTCCTTGGTTGTAACGCCGAATCAATAATTAGGGGGTCATGCATTAGTCATTGCTCATCAATCCAaatgaacccccccccccccaaagttaAAGAAATGAGTTGAGTTATTGGTTGTGTTGATCAGACTCTCCGAAAATATGGTCGGGTGTGTGTTTGATCCTCCAAAAGTAGGGTATTTTTTGAAGATACGACACGGGTGCGGTagcattttggagagtccgcgcaacatagGTTATTTGGGAAAGATCTCGGCCTATGCAATTTTTGACTCTATTGAAGATCTCTCATGTCATGTGTTCGGTTGAGACTAAGATAAGTAGTTTGACTGAACCCGGTGTAGTCCGCAGTATATTCTCCCAgaattattaacataaaaagctaaTAACTAGGGGTAGACTAAGTACCTAAACAACTTACATcctaaagaaaaaagagaaagaaagtgAATGAGTCGCCCACGGTTGGGAAGAAATGTAGGGGTCAAACAGTAATAtaaggtctatcggaaacatccTCTCTATATTCGCAAGGTAGGATAAGGcagcgtatacactaccctccctggaccccacttgtgggattacattgGGTTTGTTGTTAGTTGTAAATAGTAATATAAGGTCTACTTAGTCTACCCACTAATATATTAATCAGGTGCTAGATTATTCCCATAATTCTCCCCTTATCCATAAACCAGAACCTGAGGCTATATATTAGGAAATAAAATTTAAgattgttgattttttttttgttggtaaGAATGGTAA is a window from the Nicotiana tomentosiformis chromosome 10, ASM39032v3, whole genome shotgun sequence genome containing:
- the LOC104089499 gene encoding uncharacterized protein codes for the protein MEFWVVVAAAGAGYVAQYLQSSSDNKDNLLEQKQFPKISTHEQSDNKNLMYQVREMFCPFRRLARKRAKNEVSDEGVFGFRHLNLDSSANFEFAVECKPEDYTGREHTITRNKVSSRPFNSTGLPNGMAVLYMGIITGMMSAIIANRREIEKVNEKLKWIKNLVEELQEKLTVKEVANDGNEKPNLYSLSVSDVETVSSSSEVQVNETTRQTSENTNHVVAENHESMSEIEAELEAELERLEMSMKFESISDFVELDSEDEVDVAQGEFKLDYLNVQCSDSSGSEWDTSATRIYHSKPANYPISPRELSLRLHEVIESRLEAQIKDLETALYNSQIRACSLEAQHILSQMDYASSESESSAYSQSPYYYHEANETTFEIDIKNGSF